From Lonchura striata isolate bLonStr1 chromosome 3, bLonStr1.mat, whole genome shotgun sequence, one genomic window encodes:
- the ASF1A gene encoding histone chaperone ASF1A: MAKVQVNNVVVLDNPSPFYNPFQFEITFECIEDLSEDLEWKIIYVGSAESEEYDQVLDSVLVGPVPAGRHMFVFQADAPNPGLIPDADAVGVTVVLITCTYRGQEFIRVGYYVNNEYTETELRENPPVKPDFSKLQRNILASNPRVTRFHINWEDNTEKLEDAESSNPNLQSLLSTDALPSASKGWSTSENSLNVMLESHMDCM; the protein is encoded by the exons atggCAAAGGTTCAGGTGAACAATGTAGTGGTGTTGGATAATCCTTCTCCTTTCTACAATCCTTTCCAGTTCGAAATCACATTCGAGTGCATAGAGGACCTGTCTGAAG atttggaatggaaaataatttatgtGGGTTCAGCTGAAAGTGAAGAGTATGATCAGGTGTTAGACTCTGTTTTAGTTGGACCTGTTCCTGCAGGAAGACACATGTTTGTATTTCAG GCTGATGCACCTAACCCAGGGCTTATTCCAGATGCAGATGCAGTAGGTGTAACAGTTGTGCTAATTACGTGCACTTACCGAGGTCAAGAATTTATTAGAGTCGGCTACTATGTAAACAATGAATATACTGAAACAGAACTGAGAGAGAATCCACCCGTAAAGCCAGATTTTTCTAAG cttcaaaggaatattttggcatCTAATCCCAGAGTCACAAGATTCCACATTAATTGGGAGGACAACACTGAAAAACTGGAAGATGCAGAGAGCAGTAATCCAAATCTACAGTCCTTGCTTTCCACAGATGCATTACCTTCAGCATCAAAGGGGTGGTCAACATCAGAAAATTCACTAAATGTCATGTTAGAATCTCATATGGACTGCATGTGA